Sequence from the Treponema primitia ZAS-1 genome:
CTTGCAACGCAGTTTCCCGCGCAGTCGGGGGATACCGGAAATATCCATCCCGTGAATCGGTCCCCAGAAGGCCTACGGTCTTGAACGCTTCCAGCATCGAATCGAACAGATCGTCACTGTTCCCCCGGCCCTTGGTTTCCACCCCCCAGGGTATCTGCTCAATGCCGCTCCGTTCCAGAATATCCGCAATCCGTTTGAGGGTTGACCGGGGATAACGCTGCGCCATCTTCAGGGCATCCATAAAGGTGTGGATAAACCTGGTGAGCGCCGAAAGGCGGCCCCGGTTAGCTTGCAAAGGGAACTTCGCTGCAAGCGGCCAGAGGGCAGGCTTGGGGATAGTTTTATCGATACAGATTCCTGCGGCACAGTATTCCTGCCGTTCATTGAAAGAAAGGGCCGTAAAGTAACGGATCTTCGATTCATCGGGGACAAGCCCTTCCCCTTGCTGCTGCAGAAGACCCAGGCACTGCAGACCCCCGATAAGGGACTCAAGATCCAAACCGGGGAAGAGAAGCCTTCCGTCATCCAGAATTTTTTTCCGTATCCCCCCTTCGGTCTTAAAGAAGTCCTGCTGGTCGGAAACAAACGCAAAGAGCGCCGCCAGGATACGATCGTCCAGGACGCCATAGCCGGGCGGGTTACTCAGCTCCGAAATTTCCAGGGGCTCCGACGGAAAGAGGGAGCTCTTATCGACAACGATTGGGCCAAGTACCGGTTCCAGCAGGGGGTTCAGGGCCAGATGGTAGACCCCCTTTTCCTGAAACCGGTAAAGGATAAGCCGCTCCTCCAGGTTGAGGAGTATGCTATGCAGCTCTGCGTAGCTAAACTCCCCGGCGAAAAAGGTTTCCAGTTCCCCCGGCGCCGGCTCTTCCAGGGTTGCGATGGCGGCGATAATCCTGGCGTCGGTTTCATCAATATATAAGGCGATGGCCTCCTGAATTTCCTTGCGGGATAAGAAGGCCTCCAAATCTTCCGCAAGCCGCTGTTTATTGAAGGGAGTTTTGATATTCCCAAAGACGCTGCGCATGAGCTCGAAGTAGGAACTGTCCGGGAGGATCAGCAGGGCAGATTTCCAGACATCCGGGGAACGAAAGGGGGAGTTATTCATGCTGCCCTGCCCCACTTTGTCCGGCGAGTATCTCATTCTCCGTCCAGTGCTGGATGGCGTATTTGTAGCCCTGCTCGGCAAGGAATTTCTGGCGGTTCGCGGCGAAATCCTCCTCTACGGTATACCGGGAAACCAGGGTATAGAAATAGGAGTTCCGTCCCTTAGGCCGCAGAATACGGCCCAGGCGCTGCGCTTCCTCCTGCCGGGAACCGAAGGAGCCCGAAACCTGGATAGCCATGGAGGCATCGGGAAGGTCGATGGCAAAATTCGCCACCTTGGACACCACGATAACCCGGAACTCACCCCGCTTGAAGGCGCCGTATACCTTTTCCCGTTCCGCATTGGGGGTTTTCCCGGTAATCAGGGGCACCTTGAGAAGCCGGGCCAGCCCTTCCAACTGGGTGATATACTGGCCTATCACCAGGATATGATCCTCCGGGTGGTTATCCATCAACTGGCGGACGATGCTTTCCTTGTAGGGGTTTTCGCTGGCCACCCGGTACTTTTCCCGGGGAGTTGCCACGGCATAGGGGATCTTCAGCTTCTCCGGCATGTCCAGGCGGATCTCCGTACAGAGGGCTTCCGCAATCCAACCCTTGCTTTCCAGATCCTTCCAGGGGACATCGTAGCGTTTGGGCCCCACCAGGCTGAACACCGCGTCCTCCGCCCCGTCTTCCCGGATCAGGGTGGCGGTAAGCCCCAGCCGACGCACCGCCTGAAGCTCCGCGGTTACCCGAAAGACCGGGGCCGGCAGTAAGTGAACTTCGTCGTAGATGATCAGCCCCCAGGGCCGTTCCCGGAAGAGCTTGAAGTGGGGAAACTCCGCTTCCTTATCGGGCCGCCAGGTGATGATCTGGTAGGTAGCTATGGTTACCGGCGCCACCCGCTTGGAGTCGCCGGTATATTCGGCGATCTCATCCGCCTCAAGGTCCGTTTTATCCAGGAGCTCATCTATCCACTGATGCACCGCCGCCACATTGGTGGTAAGTACCAGGGTATTTGTTTTAAGGAGGCTCATCAGGGCCATGCCTACCATGGTCTTCCCCGAACCGCAGGGAAGCACCACCACCCCGTAACCGCTCCCGGGACCGTTGTTTCCCAGCACCGACCGGGCCGCTTCGGACTGGTAGTCCCGCAGGGTAAAGGGTCTGCCGGAAGCGGCGGCGGAACGCAGGCTCAGCTCCAGAGCCTCCCCGGTGATCAGGGGCGCCATATCCTGTACGGGCCAGCCCATCCGGATAAGCTCCCGTTTAACACTGCCCCGGTCGGTCAGCTTCAGCCTGAACCCCTCAGGGCACTGGTGAAGCAGCTTGGTCAGGGGCTTTGCGGCCCCTATTTCCGCCAGGATAGCCGTATCATCCGCCACCAGGAGGAGTTCCTCCGGAAGGGGGCGAAGGGGATCCAATGGCGCTTTTCCATCCGCCGCTACCAGCCGGATCTTGCCGTACCGCGCCATGGTATCGGAAAAACCTTCGAGTATGCTTTGAGGAACAGGATAGCGGCTATAGGCATCCAGGGCGGCCGCCACATCGGCGGGGGTGAAGCCTGCGCTGGCGGCGTTCCAGAGGGATAGGGGGGTTATCCTGAAGGTATGTATATGTTCAGGGGACTTTTCCAGTTCCGCAAAGGGCATAACGGCGGCCCGGGCTTCCTCAGCCTTGGGGGCATGAACATCCAATAACAGGGTACGATCACTCTGTACAATCAGGGGATTCGCAGAATCAATTGACATATCTTATCAATTATATAGGACATAGGGCGGAGTGGGAAGGGGCGGGGGTTTCAAACAAACGCTGATAGATTAACCCTTGCCCGCCATTTTCATAAGCCGCTCCACTTCCCCGCCCTCCAGTATGGTCGTCTTGAACACCTCGTTCTTAACGCCGGCGCCGGCGGGCACAAAAAAGCTGATCTGTTCCGAAGGTTCATCGTGGATGTTAGTTACCGAATGGACCTGGCCGGCGCTGACAATAAAGGTGTCGTAGGCATGGTATTCCACCCAGCCTGTTTCGCAATAAAACTGCACCCTGCCTTTGGTGACACAGATAATCTCGCAGACATCATGGTAGTGGGGAAGAACCGCGCCGCCCTTTTCCAGTTTTTCATAGAGGATCATGCTGGCCCGTATGTCCGCATGATCCGCATCGGCGGGGTTCAAAAAAGTTTTCTGGTACAGTTCGGGATGGTTTGGGTTTTTAACCATCGCAAGATCATCCCATTGGTGGACTATGGTGGTACCCATGGCTAGCTCCTTTTTAGGTTTTCCAAAGCCCGGATCACCGAAGCGGAATCGGAGACGGCGCCAAAGACGCCGCCCTGCATGGTGACCATTTTAAGGGCCGCGGCGTGGTTACCCATGTCGGTGGCGCCGGTGCAGTCTTCCAGGATAACACACTCGTAGCCCCGGTCGTTGGCATCCCGCATGGTGGTGTGGACGCACACATCGGTGGTGATCCCCGTAAGAATGATGTTGTCGATATGCTTCATTTTAAGGATCATGTCCAGGTCGGTGGCGTAGAAGGAGCCCTTGCCGGGCTTGTCGATGATCGCCTCCCCCTCCAGGGGGTACAGATCGCTTATGATGTCCCAGCCCTCTTCGCCCCGGACAAGGATGCGGCCCTTGGGACCCATGCTGCCCAGTTCCGCGCCTATCTGAGCACTCCGCCACCGTTTATTTGCCGGCAGATCCGAAAGGTCGGGCCGGTGTCCTTCCCTGGTGTGGATGATCGTGAAACCCGGTATGCTCCGGGCTAGGGTCAGCAGTTTTTTGATGGGCTCAATGGCCCGGGCGGTATTGGAAAGATCGTAGCCCATCTTGTCCACGTAACCACCCTTACCGCAGAAATCGGTCTGCATGTCGATGATCATCAATGCGGTATTGCAGGCACGTAGATCGCCGTTATAGGGCCATGCATAGGGAATAGATTCAATAGTCGCCATACAATCTCCTTCAGATTTTTTCCAAAACCTCAATCACCGCATCCGAATCGGACACACAGCCAAACAAACCGTTGGACTGTTGAATGGATGAAAGGGCGGCCAAGTGGTTTTCGTACACCGTGGCGCCGGTGCAGTCGCTGAGGGTAACGCACTCAAAGCCCCGGTCGTTGGCATCCCGCAGGGTACTGTGAACACAGCAGTCTGTGGTTACCCCCGTAAGGATCAGGTTCACAATACCCCGGCAGCGGAGTATCACCTCCAGGTCGGTGGCGTAAAAGGCGCTCTTCCCCGGCTTGTCGATGATAAGCTCCCCCGCTTGGGGGCACAGTTCTTCTACAATGTCCCAACCTTCTTCACCCCGCACCAGGATGCGGCCCTTGGGACCCGCCTCGCCGATGGGGATACCGTGGAGGGCGCTCCGCCACCGTTTGTTTGCGGGCAGGTCCGAAAGGTCCGGCCGGTGCCCCTCCCGGGTGTGGATGATCATAAGCCCCGGTATTGCCCGGGCGGCGTCC
This genomic interval carries:
- a CDS encoding helicase-associated domain-containing protein, whose product is MNNSPFRSPDVWKSALLILPDSSYFELMRSVFGNIKTPFNKQRLAEDLEAFLSRKEIQEAIALYIDETDARIIAAIATLEEPAPGELETFFAGEFSYAELHSILLNLEERLILYRFQEKGVYHLALNPLLEPVLGPIVVDKSSLFPSEPLEISELSNPPGYGVLDDRILAALFAFVSDQQDFFKTEGGIRKKILDDGRLLFPGLDLESLIGGLQCLGLLQQQGEGLVPDESKIRYFTALSFNERQEYCAAGICIDKTIPKPALWPLAAKFPLQANRGRLSALTRFIHTFMDALKMAQRYPRSTLKRIADILERSGIEQIPWGVETKGRGNSDDLFDSMLEAFKTVGLLGTDSRDGYFRYPPTARETALQVARETALQVARETALQVAPETSSQVAVIAMDTAFSCILYPEIPFSDALALASFSLVRETGTAVRFEITRESVVRGFDRGMNAEAMVTLLDRLSGNQVDQNLRWTVKDWESRYSGVSLHQGIVLTLSEDRRYLAEAEPVSSLISRTLMPGVYLLSASEKTDAIQALHKAGIDIIAQPPQLVDTLPGDRYSPYPSQPESRFHSDGFQDKPAFCSEVETLFLDTEKAEQAKGRFRSALEKLSLTKGERDELSARIERRLILNESQLVGVSVRYEKLEARGLDYVGKTSIAKQAITSKQLIEIMWSNPDGEVNRVIGIPEAMEKSGGESLLVLKPVPPGDTIRLPLGKISLLRRIKQSIFGE
- a CDS encoding cysteine hydrolase family protein, with amino-acid sequence MATIESIPYAWPYNGDLRACNTALMIIDMQTDFCGKGGYVDKMGYDLSNTARAIEPIKKLLTLARSIPGFTIIHTREGHRPDLSDLPANKRWRSAQIGAELGSMGPKGRILVRGEEGWDIISDLYPLEGEAIIDKPGKGSFYATDLDMILKMKHIDNIILTGITTDVCVHTTMRDANDRGYECVILEDCTGATDMGNHAAALKMVTMQGGVFGAVSDSASVIRALENLKRS
- a CDS encoding DNA repair helicase XPB; translated protein: MSIDSANPLIVQSDRTLLLDVHAPKAEEARAAVMPFAELEKSPEHIHTFRITPLSLWNAASAGFTPADVAAALDAYSRYPVPQSILEGFSDTMARYGKIRLVAADGKAPLDPLRPLPEELLLVADDTAILAEIGAAKPLTKLLHQCPEGFRLKLTDRGSVKRELIRMGWPVQDMAPLITGEALELSLRSAAASGRPFTLRDYQSEAARSVLGNNGPGSGYGVVVLPCGSGKTMVGMALMSLLKTNTLVLTTNVAAVHQWIDELLDKTDLEADEIAEYTGDSKRVAPVTIATYQIITWRPDKEAEFPHFKLFRERPWGLIIYDEVHLLPAPVFRVTAELQAVRRLGLTATLIREDGAEDAVFSLVGPKRYDVPWKDLESKGWIAEALCTEIRLDMPEKLKIPYAVATPREKYRVASENPYKESIVRQLMDNHPEDHILVIGQYITQLEGLARLLKVPLITGKTPNAEREKVYGAFKRGEFRVIVVSKVANFAIDLPDASMAIQVSGSFGSRQEEAQRLGRILRPKGRNSYFYTLVSRYTVEEDFAANRQKFLAEQGYKYAIQHWTENEILAGQSGAGQHE
- a CDS encoding cupin domain-containing protein, translating into MGTTIVHQWDDLAMVKNPNHPELYQKTFLNPADADHADIRASMILYEKLEKGGAVLPHYHDVCEIICVTKGRVQFYCETGWVEYHAYDTFIVSAGQVHSVTNIHDEPSEQISFFVPAGAGVKNEVFKTTILEGGEVERLMKMAGKG
- a CDS encoding cysteine hydrolase family protein, giving the protein MLPTKFIDKAVPYPWPYDGNLKRENTALLVIDMQADFVAPGGYIDHMGYDVSLTARAIKPIRKVLDAARAIPGLMIIHTREGHRPDLSDLPANKRWRSALHGIPIGEAGPKGRILVRGEEGWDIVEELCPQAGELIIDKPGKSAFYATDLEVILRCRGIVNLILTGVTTDCCVHSTLRDANDRGFECVTLSDCTGATVYENHLAALSSIQQSNGLFGCVSDSDAVIEVLEKI